Proteins encoded together in one Anoxybacillus flavithermus window:
- the asnB gene encoding asparagine synthase (glutamine-hydrolyzing) codes for MCGFIGCIHDHPRIIDEKWKETFQEMNDIITHRGPDDGGYFFDEYVNFGFRRLSIIDLETGHQPLSYENERYWIIFNGEIYNYVELREELLAKGYKFTTHSDTEVIIALYSAEKEKAVEKLRGMFAFVIWDKQERTIFAARDPFGIKPFFYMEQGDRTFFASEKKSILLALKNDLLDYDSLQHYLTFQYVPEPMTMSVGIKKLEPGHYIKKKIGEKLTIHRYWKAQFQPIIKSEDELVKEIRNALFDSVQVHMRSDVPVGSFLSGGIDSSFIAAIAKQFNPNIKTFSVGFEREGFSEIDVAKETAEKLGVENISYVISPEEYMAELPKVMWHMDDPLADPAAVPLYFVAREARKHVTVVLSGEGADELFGGYNIYREPQSLELFERMPSTVKSALRVIAWLLPEGIKGKSFIERGTTPMEERYIGNAKMYSETEKQELLKGYKRGLEYIYITAPFYRETTHYPPVNRMQYIDIHTWLRGDILLKADKMTMAHSLELRVPFLDKKVFEVAAKIAPEMKTTNKTTKYILRKAAKGIVPDHVLNRKKLGFPVPIRHWLKNEMHDWAKNIIKESATDHLFNKDVLYRLLDEHCKDKADHSRKIWTVLAFMIWHQVYMEKKYDFTNIYRKDKLSLLI; via the coding sequence ATGTGCGGTTTTATTGGTTGTATTCATGATCATCCAAGAATCATTGATGAAAAATGGAAAGAAACGTTTCAAGAAATGAATGATATCATTACTCATCGTGGTCCTGACGATGGTGGTTATTTTTTTGATGAATATGTGAATTTTGGATTTCGACGTTTGAGTATTATCGATCTTGAGACAGGGCACCAGCCATTGTCCTATGAAAATGAACGATATTGGATCATATTTAATGGGGAAATCTACAACTATGTGGAATTGCGAGAAGAATTGCTTGCAAAGGGATATAAATTTACTACTCATTCCGATACAGAAGTCATTATTGCTCTTTATAGTGCTGAAAAAGAAAAAGCTGTAGAAAAGCTTCGAGGTATGTTTGCTTTCGTCATCTGGGACAAACAAGAGAGAACGATTTTTGCGGCACGTGACCCGTTTGGCATAAAACCATTTTTCTATATGGAACAGGGCGACCGTACGTTTTTTGCTTCCGAGAAGAAAAGTATTTTGCTAGCTCTTAAAAATGATTTATTAGACTATGATTCACTGCAGCATTATTTAACATTCCAATATGTACCTGAACCAATGACGATGTCTGTTGGTATTAAAAAGTTAGAACCGGGTCATTATATTAAGAAAAAAATCGGTGAAAAATTAACCATTCATCGCTATTGGAAAGCCCAATTCCAACCTATCATCAAATCAGAAGATGAACTTGTCAAAGAAATTCGCAACGCGCTGTTCGATTCCGTGCAAGTGCATATGCGCAGCGATGTGCCGGTAGGTTCGTTTTTATCAGGAGGAATTGATTCATCCTTCATTGCAGCAATTGCTAAACAATTCAATCCTAATATCAAGACATTTTCTGTCGGCTTTGAGCGGGAAGGCTTTAGTGAAATTGATGTGGCAAAAGAAACAGCGGAAAAGCTGGGCGTTGAGAATATTAGCTATGTCATTTCACCAGAGGAATATATGGCGGAATTACCGAAAGTTATGTGGCATATGGATGATCCACTTGCCGATCCTGCGGCAGTACCGCTTTATTTTGTTGCCCGGGAAGCAAGAAAGCATGTAACGGTCGTTCTTTCCGGTGAGGGAGCTGACGAGTTATTTGGCGGTTACAACATTTATCGTGAGCCACAGTCATTGGAACTTTTTGAGCGAATGCCAAGTACGGTTAAATCAGCTTTGAGAGTGATTGCATGGCTACTCCCGGAAGGAATAAAAGGAAAAAGCTTTATTGAGCGCGGTACAACACCAATGGAAGAACGATATATCGGCAATGCGAAAATGTATAGCGAGACAGAAAAACAAGAACTGCTAAAAGGATATAAGAGGGGATTAGAATATATATATATTACAGCTCCTTTTTATAGAGAAACAACTCATTATCCTCCTGTAAACCGGATGCAATATATTGATATTCATACATGGCTGCGAGGCGATATTTTATTAAAAGCCGACAAAATGACGATGGCCCATTCATTAGAGTTAAGGGTTCCATTTTTAGATAAAAAGGTATTTGAAGTAGCCGCCAAAATTGCTCCGGAAATGAAAACGACAAACAAAACGACGAAATATATTCTACGAAAAGCAGCAAAAGGAATTGTTCCAGATCATGTTTTAAATCGCAAAAAATTAGGATTTCCGGTGCCAATTCGTCATTGGTTAAAAAATGAAATGCATGATTGGGCGAAAAACATTATAAAAGAAAGCGCAACCGATCATTTATTTAATAAAGATGTATTGTATCGTTTACTAGACGAACATTGCAAAGATAAAGCAGACCATAGCCGAAAAATCTGGACCGTCCTTGCTTTTATGATTTGGCATCAAGTATACATGGAAAAGAAATACGATTTTACAAATATATATAGAAAAGACAAGCTGTCGCTATTAATCTAA
- a CDS encoding C39 family peptidase codes for MLGIILFLTFMIVSLSIFLLRKPTNEKLYKLAIGSYIAFFLLFLTLFFHYVNSENMVDAINNLVQKTSYKNKVEARNPSSRHSKEQIPVKSALIDAPLFSQLPELPRGCEVTSLAMLLNHAGINVDKMTLAKQIKKNPTPYRIHNGKVFYGHPNEGFVGDMYTIKKPGYGVYHKPIKELAEIYLPNQIVDLTGQSFEEIYKYLSEGTPVWVITNTTFRILPPSEFIEWQTPQGPIKITYREHSVLITGYDEKYIYFNDPLTGTKNKKAPKSEFIQAWIQMGKQAITYNRN; via the coding sequence ATGTTAGGGATTATACTTTTTTTAACCTTTATGATTGTTTCACTTTCTATTTTTCTTTTACGAAAGCCAACCAATGAGAAGTTATATAAACTAGCAATAGGATCCTATATCGCTTTTTTCCTATTGTTTTTAACTCTATTTTTCCATTATGTAAATTCTGAAAATATGGTCGACGCTATAAACAATCTAGTACAGAAAACATCATATAAAAATAAAGTTGAAGCGAGAAATCCATCATCTAGACATTCAAAAGAACAAATCCCGGTTAAATCAGCTCTCATTGATGCCCCCCTTTTCTCGCAACTCCCAGAACTACCAAGGGGGTGCGAGGTAACAAGTCTGGCAATGCTTTTGAATCACGCGGGAATCAATGTAGACAAGATGACACTAGCGAAGCAAATAAAGAAAAATCCAACCCCTTATCGAATACATAATGGAAAAGTATTTTATGGACATCCAAATGAAGGGTTTGTTGGTGACATGTATACAATAAAGAAACCGGGATATGGTGTCTATCATAAACCTATAAAAGAATTAGCCGAGATTTATTTACCAAACCAAATCGTTGATTTAACAGGACAATCATTTGAAGAAATATATAAGTATTTGTCTGAAGGTACCCCAGTTTGGGTTATTACCAACACAACCTTTCGTATACTTCCTCCGTCTGAATTTATTGAATGGCAGACCCCGCAAGGCCCTATAAAAATAACATACCGGGAGCATTCCGTGTTAATCACCGGATATGATGAGAAATATATTTATTTTAATGACCCATTGACAGGTACGAAAAATAAAAAAGCACCTAAGTCTGAATTTATTCAAGCTTGGATACAAATGGGCAAACAAGCTATTACCTATAACCGCAATTAA
- a CDS encoding multicopper oxidase family protein: MKKLLLGTVLAGVVAIGAACSNNSSMQGHDMSNMNMKEENTAQDSSKKLPLATNTEVLSGKEINLTAKEALLQINDKVKLPVYTYNGSVPGAQIRVKQGDNVKIVLKNELPEPITIHWHGYPVPNNQDGVPGVTMDAIKPGETFTYEFTATVPGTYFYHSHQESAEQVDKGLYGTLIVEPKNEEKVDRDYTLVLDEWMSNPDEGNMDMSGMDHSNMNNGNSSDNQQMDMSSMGHNMNMYDIFTINGKSGAAVKPLKVKKGEKVRLRLINAGYMSHKLHLHGHEFKIVATDGQPLKDPQPIKDELLSIAPGERYDIEFIANNPGEWLLECHGDMEGTDGMKVKIQYEDQTNNTDKANAKENLPVVDMTTYRKYEVGQFTLDQKYDVEYTMDLGTAMGKDGMVFTINGKTYPETAPVNVKTGDLVKAKIVNNSPTDVHPMHLHGHFFQVLSKNGKPVTGSPLIKDSLNVNPGEEYVVAFKADNPGNWMFHCHDLHHASAGMVTEVKYTDYKSDYTPDPNDTTNKGE, encoded by the coding sequence ATGAAGAAATTATTGTTAGGAACTGTTTTGGCAGGAGTTGTTGCGATTGGTGCAGCTTGCTCAAATAATTCTTCGATGCAAGGACACGACATGTCCAACATGAATATGAAGGAAGAAAACACCGCACAGGACTCCAGTAAGAAACTGCCTTTGGCAACCAATACAGAAGTTTTATCCGGTAAAGAGATTAATCTTACTGCTAAGGAAGCATTATTACAAATAAATGATAAAGTCAAACTTCCGGTATACACGTATAATGGATCGGTACCCGGTGCGCAAATCCGCGTAAAGCAAGGGGATAATGTGAAAATTGTTTTAAAAAATGAATTGCCAGAACCGATCACGATTCACTGGCACGGCTACCCTGTTCCAAATAACCAAGATGGAGTACCGGGTGTCACGATGGACGCCATTAAACCGGGTGAAACGTTTACGTATGAATTTACAGCAACCGTGCCGGGAACGTATTTTTATCATTCCCATCAAGAAAGCGCCGAGCAAGTGGACAAGGGATTATACGGTACATTAATCGTAGAACCGAAAAATGAAGAAAAAGTCGATCGAGATTATACACTTGTGTTAGATGAATGGATGAGCAATCCGGATGAAGGAAATATGGATATGAGTGGAATGGATCATAGTAATATGAATAATGGAAATAGCTCTGATAATCAACAAATGGATATGAGCAGCATGGGACATAATATGAATATGTACGATATTTTCACGATTAACGGAAAAAGCGGGGCTGCTGTCAAACCGTTAAAAGTGAAAAAAGGCGAAAAAGTGCGACTTCGCCTAATTAACGCAGGGTACATGTCCCACAAGCTTCACCTGCATGGTCATGAGTTTAAAATTGTCGCAACTGACGGGCAGCCGTTAAAAGATCCGCAACCAATCAAAGATGAACTTTTAAGTATTGCTCCGGGTGAACGTTATGATATTGAATTTATCGCGAATAACCCGGGTGAATGGTTATTAGAATGTCATGGTGATATGGAAGGTACCGATGGCATGAAAGTGAAAATTCAATACGAAGACCAGACAAACAATACGGACAAAGCGAACGCAAAAGAAAATCTCCCTGTTGTGGATATGACAACATACAGAAAATATGAAGTAGGTCAATTTACACTAGACCAAAAATATGATGTAGAGTACACAATGGATTTAGGAACAGCCATGGGCAAAGATGGCATGGTCTTCACGATTAATGGGAAAACGTATCCTGAAACAGCACCTGTCAATGTGAAGACAGGAGATTTAGTAAAAGCAAAAATAGTGAACAATTCACCTACGGATGTACATCCGATGCATTTACACGGACATTTCTTCCAAGTATTAAGCAAAAACGGTAAGCCAGTCACAGGCTCTCCATTGATAAAGGATTCCTTAAATGTAAACCCTGGTGAAGAATATGTCGTCGCGTTTAAAGCGGATAATCCGGGAAATTGGATGTTCCATTGCCATGACTTGCACCATGCTTCAGCCGGAATGGTCACAGAAGTAAAATATACCGATTACAAATCGGACTATACCCCAGATCCGAATGACACAACGAATAAAGGAGAATAA
- a CDS encoding Rpn family recombination-promoting nuclease/putative transposase: MKELGVFCCFSPVVAGEKYRVDLLVETKLRGEDSLIIVHIENQSYVQSSFSERMFIYFSRLFEKYRKNIVPIAVFSYDTIRDEPSTFTLQFPFGHVLDFRFFTVELRKQNWRNYIRQDNPIAAALLSKMGYTESERVELKKQFLRMLVRMELDEAKQRLLFGFFETYVKLSDEEERRLRSEVNEMETKEKEQVMELIISYEQKALEKGREEGVKQGIKQGMKRLVQTMAKKGMSVKDIANVTDLSEEEVERLLE, from the coding sequence ATGAAAGAGCTCGGGGTTTTTTGTTGTTTCTCCCCTGTAGTGGCAGGGGAGAAGTATCGCGTTGATTTGCTTGTGGAAACGAAGCTGAGAGGGGAGGATAGCTTAATTATCGTTCATATCGAAAATCAAAGCTACGTTCAATCGTCGTTTTCCGAACGGATGTTTATTTATTTTAGCCGTTTGTTTGAAAAGTACCGTAAAAACATTGTACCAATTGCTGTATTTAGCTACGATACGATCCGCGACGAGCCATCGACATTTACCCTCCAATTTCCTTTTGGCCATGTGCTTGACTTTCGTTTTTTTACTGTCGAATTGCGCAAACAAAACTGGCGCAACTACATCCGCCAAGACAACCCGATCGCCGCTGCACTACTAAGTAAAATGGGGTATACTGAAAGTGAACGGGTAGAATTGAAAAAACAATTTTTACGCATGCTTGTCCGAATGGAATTAGACGAAGCGAAACAACGGTTATTGTTTGGCTTTTTTGAAACATATGTGAAACTATCAGATGAAGAAGAACGAAGACTGCGAAGCGAGGTGAATGAAATGGAGACGAAAGAAAAAGAACAAGTGATGGAATTGATTATTTCTTATGAACAAAAGGCGTTAGAAAAAGGAAGAGAAGAAGGGGTGAAGCAAGGAATAAAGCAAGGAATGAAGCGTCTTGTACAAACGATGGCGAAAAAAGGGATGAGTGTAAAAGACATTGCGAACGTCACGGACCTTTCGGAAGAAGAAGTGGAGCGGTTGTTGGAGTAG
- a CDS encoding Ig domain-containing protein, which yields MNPFTFDTSDFQFLLDSIGETVKINDVEQKAIIPNAKIGDYEDRYIHTLQPIQRGNLIEYNREHYLVISETVTQRYGKYKALMRHCNYEIVIEGQKVCKIVSYNVFGEPIEECHTTESFSVPAIIDKYTFKIDGFAPIRVPENQIIVTIREDDNTKQKFVANATFEVMDKTWKVVNIDKTRTGLLILTCESSN from the coding sequence ATGAATCCTTTTACATTTGACACTTCCGATTTTCAATTCCTTCTTGATTCGATCGGTGAAACGGTTAAAATTAACGATGTTGAACAAAAAGCAATTATTCCAAATGCAAAAATCGGCGACTATGAGGATAGATATATACATACTTTACAACCGATTCAACGTGGAAACCTTATTGAGTACAATAGAGAACATTATTTAGTTATTTCTGAAACAGTGACACAAAGATACGGAAAATATAAAGCACTTATGCGACATTGTAATTATGAAATCGTTATTGAAGGGCAGAAAGTATGTAAAATCGTATCATACAATGTTTTCGGAGAGCCGATAGAAGAATGTCACACGACTGAATCATTTTCTGTTCCTGCCATCATTGATAAATACACTTTCAAAATAGATGGTTTTGCGCCTATTAGAGTACCAGAAAATCAAATTATCGTAACTATACGTGAAGATGATAATACAAAACAAAAATTTGTTGCTAATGCAACATTTGAAGTGATGGATAAAACATGGAAGGTTGTTAATATAGATAAAACAAGAACGGGATTGTTGATATTAACGTGTGAATCGAGTAATTAA
- a CDS encoding phage portal protein: MNLQQYIKEYHEGRSDWFVEEVQSVSAQQRVLNVLNLKDYLDGKHKILQKPNEKFGGKEYVPRKIVMSHALTLLNFQTSFLLQNPVTITGKERIVKEYQKVNKQGKYDRLNYRILDKMLKYGQVFEYVYLENNKTIKSKLIDASEGYPIWNDENEMIAFVQAYTVNGVDYYIVYTDDTVETYNNKGGQLRLTGRYANLSGLPIVYKTTNEVNENEGKSELENWINILDNLEDLISKATDAYYKYITGIPVVTGQQLKGEGLSVDVIGAGLNLDDGATFEFVSNKFDSNAFDTLYETLLNALYTVAHLPAIAVGRTDISNVSTEAVRILYQMALMKAGQNEQYIREGIEQRFERVRKLLAYKGVTFTDDEFDSLGLVFSYQLPSNDKEVIENMKALREVGGLSLQTMIEQNPYVYDVQQELMRLKEENNTRYSSGVDNKTQDVVFNENVDVSRENT, encoded by the coding sequence ATGAATCTTCAACAATATATAAAAGAGTATCATGAAGGGCGTTCGGATTGGTTCGTTGAGGAAGTGCAGAGTGTATCAGCGCAACAAAGAGTATTGAATGTGTTAAACTTAAAAGATTACCTTGACGGAAAACATAAGATTCTTCAAAAGCCAAACGAAAAATTCGGTGGTAAAGAGTATGTGCCGAGAAAAATTGTTATGAGTCATGCGTTGACACTTCTTAACTTCCAAACATCATTCTTGCTGCAAAATCCAGTAACGATCACGGGTAAAGAGCGTATTGTAAAAGAATATCAAAAGGTAAACAAACAAGGGAAATATGATCGGTTGAATTATCGGATTCTTGATAAGATGTTGAAGTATGGGCAAGTGTTTGAGTATGTTTATCTTGAGAATAATAAAACAATTAAATCGAAACTCATTGATGCTAGTGAAGGGTATCCAATTTGGAATGATGAGAATGAAATGATCGCATTCGTTCAAGCGTATACTGTAAATGGCGTTGATTATTATATTGTTTATACTGATGATACAGTTGAAACATATAATAATAAAGGCGGACAATTAAGATTAACAGGAAGATATGCGAATCTTTCGGGGCTTCCGATTGTATATAAAACAACAAATGAAGTAAATGAAAATGAGGGAAAAAGTGAACTTGAAAATTGGATAAATATTCTTGACAATTTGGAGGATTTAATCAGTAAAGCAACAGATGCATACTACAAATACATCACAGGTATTCCAGTCGTTACGGGACAACAATTAAAAGGTGAAGGATTGTCAGTTGATGTTATTGGGGCTGGATTGAATTTAGATGATGGAGCAACATTTGAATTTGTAAGTAATAAGTTTGATTCAAATGCATTTGATACGTTGTATGAAACATTGTTAAATGCTTTATATACAGTAGCACATTTGCCTGCTATTGCAGTAGGAAGAACAGATATTTCAAACGTGAGTACAGAAGCAGTTAGAATCTTGTATCAAATGGCGTTAATGAAAGCAGGGCAGAATGAACAGTATATAAGAGAAGGTATTGAGCAACGTTTTGAGAGAGTACGGAAGTTATTAGCGTATAAAGGCGTAACGTTTACAGATGATGAATTTGATTCGTTAGGGCTTGTATTTAGTTATCAGTTGCCAAGCAATGATAAAGAGGTAATTGAGAACATGAAGGCATTGCGTGAAGTAGGCGGATTGAGTTTGCAAACGATGATCGAACAGAATCCATATGTATATGATGTTCAGCAGGAACTTATGAGATTGAAGGAAGAAAATAACACTAGATATAGTAGTGGAGTTGATAATAAGACACAAGATGTTGTGTTTAATGAAAATGTAGATGTGTCAAGGGAAAATACTTGA
- a CDS encoding terminase large subunit domain-containing protein, which translates to MAKRLTKEQKLQIIMNDFKLFAKNFIKIVDNFGNTVPFVLNPEQEQFMNDMGKHNIILKGRQIGFTTLSLAYMLYSAITKPDTNYIIMTHHASVSKSLFVKIKKMYKNLPHDKYDIFPKTLKNNRDEIYFDNGSRIIIATAQGEDAISGNSFQMIHLSEMAKYPVDVQEEIIATCIPALAKNESSAIIIESTAFGYNTYQEMFMKAYRDKESVWKAHFYSWLAKAYEKQFRHTFDESEAWFRANNHGRRMTCEDLDHDEKILRDKYGATYRQLMFRRYYIQTNSLEKFRREFPTTPDEAFMETNKAVFDTAKIIERLQHVIPPLETKEVLGVLPDTLKPYLNKNLFIYHLPKPKMRMYAGVDVASGQGGDYSTMSIFDADGQQVASFYANDIPVYKMAEIANSLLRFYNYAFTAVERNNVGLPFIEKLFKDHGYLNLMKEKIFDQRGKRKMQRGFTTTRITKPIIIEDLKQAFELGYINIECVRTLEEMKIYQEQKNGKMGNKKGNNYHDDMVMSMALCVQALKQAKYYVDI; encoded by the coding sequence TTGGCTAAACGATTAACGAAAGAGCAGAAATTGCAGATTATCATGAACGATTTTAAATTGTTTGCAAAAAATTTTATTAAGATCGTGGATAACTTTGGTAATACAGTACCTTTTGTTTTAAATCCAGAGCAGGAACAGTTTATGAATGATATGGGGAAGCACAATATCATTCTAAAAGGACGGCAGATCGGATTCACAACGCTTTCACTTGCATATATGCTATATAGCGCAATCACAAAGCCCGATACAAACTATATCATCATGACACATCATGCTTCTGTCAGTAAATCGCTTTTTGTGAAAATAAAGAAAATGTATAAAAACCTTCCTCATGATAAGTACGATATATTCCCTAAAACACTAAAAAATAACCGAGATGAAATATATTTTGATAATGGATCACGAATCATCATCGCGACAGCACAAGGAGAAGATGCCATTTCAGGAAATTCATTCCAAATGATACATCTTTCAGAAATGGCTAAATATCCTGTCGATGTACAGGAGGAAATCATTGCCACATGTATCCCTGCGCTGGCAAAAAATGAATCCAGTGCAATCATTATTGAATCAACCGCCTTTGGATACAACACATATCAAGAAATGTTCATGAAAGCGTATCGAGACAAAGAAAGTGTTTGGAAGGCACATTTCTATTCATGGTTAGCAAAGGCGTATGAGAAACAATTCCGCCATACATTTGACGAAAGCGAAGCATGGTTTCGTGCAAATAATCACGGTAGACGAATGACATGTGAGGATTTAGATCACGATGAAAAGATTTTGCGTGATAAATACGGTGCTACATATAGACAATTGATGTTTAGACGTTATTACATACAAACAAATTCTCTTGAAAAGTTTAGACGTGAATTTCCTACAACGCCCGATGAAGCGTTCATGGAAACAAATAAGGCGGTATTTGATACTGCAAAGATTATTGAACGATTGCAACATGTCATTCCACCTTTAGAAACAAAAGAGGTCTTGGGAGTTTTACCCGATACCTTAAAGCCTTATTTAAACAAAAATCTATTCATTTATCATTTACCGAAACCAAAAATGCGTATGTATGCAGGCGTAGACGTTGCAAGTGGTCAAGGTGGCGACTATTCAACGATGAGTATATTTGATGCTGATGGGCAGCAAGTCGCTTCATTCTATGCAAATGACATTCCTGTTTACAAGATGGCTGAAATAGCAAATTCGCTTTTAAGATTTTACAATTACGCTTTCACAGCAGTCGAAAGAAACAACGTAGGATTGCCATTTATTGAGAAACTTTTTAAAGATCATGGCTATTTAAACTTAATGAAAGAAAAGATTTTTGACCAACGTGGAAAGCGTAAAATGCAAAGAGGTTTCACTACAACAAGAATTACAAAGCCAATAATTATAGAAGATTTAAAACAGGCGTTTGAACTTGGTTATATCAATATTGAATGTGTGCGGACGCTTGAGGAAATGAAAATCTATCAAGAGCAAAAGAATGGAAAGATGGGAAACAAAAAAGGAAATAATTATCATGACGATATGGTAATGTCGATGGCATTATGTGTACAAGCACTTAAACAGGCGAAATATTATGTAGATATTTGA
- a CDS encoding helix-turn-helix domain-containing protein, protein MNIKDEYLLKRRKKRISQKELSEYLQCSQSLLSRYERGECGMKKEKIQKYREYIDKK, encoded by the coding sequence ATGAATATTAAAGATGAATATTTGTTGAAGCGCAGAAAAAAGAGAATTTCACAAAAAGAATTAAGTGAATATTTACAATGCTCGCAATCTCTTCTTTCGAGATACGAACGGGGCGAATGTGGCATGAAGAAAGAGAAAATTCAAAAATATAGAGAATACATAGATAAAAAATAA
- a CDS encoding DUF5309 domain-containing protein: MFKSTNFTNAELVNLSKEIAVVGVEYTPLTSLLLSKGIEKATSTIYTWRERSLVHDEDISAVEGEDTTKFTESGRRELSNVLEIFKKGVSVSGTAIAMQSNQFASEVNDRLLELKINLEKKLINGTKNDGSTAPFKRQMAGLIAFADPTNAVNVKSKITEDHVKQVMRNLWNQDLAEGQYYALVNADIKEQIDAIYKDRYSYQHKTTNFGLVVDSIETNYGTLNLILSKHVPANKMVVFNDAYINLVYLREPTFEPLAKTGDSVKGQVIAEATLKVASPKAVAVVTVA; the protein is encoded by the coding sequence ATGTTTAAATCTACTAACTTTACAAATGCAGAACTTGTAAATCTTTCTAAAGAAATTGCGGTAGTGGGGGTAGAATATACTCCTTTAACTTCTTTACTTCTTTCTAAAGGAATTGAAAAAGCAACGTCTACTATTTATACTTGGCGTGAACGTTCTCTTGTTCATGACGAAGATATTTCAGCGGTTGAAGGCGAAGACACGACAAAATTTACTGAAAGTGGACGCAGAGAACTTTCAAATGTGCTTGAAATTTTCAAAAAAGGCGTGAGTGTTTCGGGTACTGCTATCGCTATGCAGTCTAATCAATTTGCGAGTGAAGTAAATGACCGTTTACTCGAATTGAAAATTAATTTAGAGAAAAAACTAATCAACGGAACTAAAAACGATGGCTCTACTGCTCCGTTCAAACGTCAGATGGCAGGTTTAATTGCATTTGCAGATCCAACAAACGCAGTCAATGTAAAAAGTAAAATTACGGAAGATCATGTAAAACAAGTAATGCGTAATCTCTGGAATCAAGACCTTGCAGAAGGTCAATATTATGCATTAGTAAATGCTGATATAAAGGAGCAAATTGACGCAATCTATAAAGATCGTTATTCTTATCAACACAAAACAACGAATTTCGGTCTTGTTGTTGATAGCATTGAAACAAATTACGGTACATTGAATCTCATTTTATCTAAACATGTTCCAGCAAATAAAATGGTTGTATTTAACGATGCATATATTAATCTTGTATATTTGCGTGAGCCAACATTCGAGCCGCTCGCAAAAACAGGTGACAGCGTAAAAGGACAAGTCATTGCAGAGGCAACATTGAAAGTTGCTAGCCCGAAAGCAGTTGCAGTTGTTACAGTTGCCTAA
- a CDS encoding BhlA/UviB family holin-like peptide has product MNISSIPIEHFVSNGVFALLFVWLLVDTRKESKQREEKLLAQMEKQNEAQERIVQAIERIEKKIEKMEVSMNG; this is encoded by the coding sequence ATGAACATTTCATCTATTCCGATTGAACATTTTGTTTCAAACGGTGTATTTGCGCTTCTTTTCGTATGGCTGTTAGTCGATACGAGAAAAGAATCCAAACAGCGTGAAGAAAAACTTCTTGCACAAATGGAAAAACAAAATGAAGCACAAGAGCGCATCGTTCAAGCAATCGAACGAATTGAAAAGAAAATTGAAAAAATGGAGGTGTCGATGAATGGCTGA